The sequence CGAGGCCCAGGGAATTTCCAGAGTCTCGCCGTGCCAGTAAAGCAGCCCGGCGGCGATGGGCTGGCCCTGCCTCCTGATCAGCACGATCCGGGTAGCGCCGGGCAGACCGGCCAGGATGTTGGCAAAAAATGAACGCGCATACACCGGGGTACCCAGGTCCCGCATATTGCGCACGAACACGGCGTAGAATTCATCCAGCAATTCTTCCTCGCCCCAGACCGTCTCCAGACCGGCCTTTTGCGCCTTGCGGACCTGGTTGCGGACCTTGGCGTTGAAACCCGTCCACATTTCCTCTTCGCTTTGAGCCAGAGCCAGCACCATGGCCACCTTGTGCCGTCTGGCGGGCAGGTCCGGATTCACGGCCAAAGTGTGCCTCAGCTCCACGTGGTGCGCTCCCAGCCGGGAACGCAAGTCCTCGGCGGCGTCCAGCAGGGCCTCGCTTGAGGCCTGATCCCGGCAGAGCAGCCCGCCGTAGGTGACAAAGGGCAGGGAGACCAAAAAATTGCCAAAGATGCTGCGCATGTGCACCAGCGGCAGGACCCCGGTCATGACGTCATTTGTCCTGGCGGCCAGAAAATGGGTTTCATGCCCGAAGCTGCGCTCCAGAATAGCGCGCCAGGCATGACTGTAATACCCCGCCGCGCAAGGCATGGATGCGACGAATCGATCCCAGTCCGCTGCCGCGCCCTGAAAGGTTTCCGTGCACACGCTCATGGCTGCGACCGCTCCAGGCCGGTCCTGCTTGCGCTCTCATCGCCGTTTTCCCCGTCCAGCCCCAGCACCTGGGCCATGGTGTCAAAACGCAGCTCGCCCAGGAGGCTGCGGACCTTTTCTTCCGTCGTGTCCAGATTGAGATAATGCCGAAAGCGGGACCTGAGCCGAGCCTTGATCCGCGGCTGGTCGGGGTCCAATTCCCAGGGATGGAAATAGAGGACCACGGGCTGCTTCTCCGTAGTGTTGACGCTGCGCATCCCCCACAGCACAACGCCTGCGGGGAGAAGGCGCAGATAACCGCCTCCGGCGATGGGCAGGACAATTCTGCGGCCCGCGAAGTTCACCGCCAGGGTGGTCAGGGGAAATTCACGGATGGTGCCCCCGGGGCGAACGATGTCGTACGGGAATCGATGGGAGCCCGGAATGCCGTAATTATCGTGGACAATGGGAAAGATGCTCGAATCATAGACAAAGCCTTCCTCGATGAGGATGTCCAGAGCCCACATGGAGTTATTGGTGATGGAATAGCTCGGGGCGCGGTAACCCAGGACAGGGACGCCGGTCAGGTCTTCGAGCAGGGCCTTGCACCTGCGCACATCGCTGCGGAAAACATGGGGCTGCAGGTTGTAGACGAGGTCATGGCCGTAGCCGTGGCAGGCCACTTCGTGACCGCCGTTGGCAATGGCCTGCACGACGCCCGGATAATGCTCCGCCACCCAGCCCAGGACGAAGAATGTGCCTGACAGGGAAAATTCATCCAGCAAGTCCAGCACCCGCCGGGTGTTGTTTTCGACCCGGGACGGATAGACCATCCAATCCTGCCGCTTCACAACGCCGTCAAAGGCCGTGACTTGAAAATAATCTTCCACATCTATGGTCAAGGCGTTTTTCATGCATCCCCGTTCGTCGTTACAGGCCTTCGTGCCGCAGCCGCTGCCGTCATCATCGTCCTGTCCCGCTCCCATACTGCCTAGAAAGTCATTGTGAGCTGCACGCCGACCCGGTTCACCTGATATTCCTCCTCCTCGTCATCCGATGAGGAATCCTTGAACCGGTACCAGCAGCCGAGTCCCACGCGTTCGCTCAAGGCGTATTTCAAGCCGACATTTGCGTACCAGCGCCGCGTGTCGTCATCCGAGCGGTCCTGAAAATCGTGGATAAGCCCCATGGAGGCGGTCAGGCGCTCACTCAGCTCATGGGACAGGCTCATCCCGAGCAGCGTTCTGCGCACCTCCTCCCCATCCTCGCCTTCATCGCTCCTGTCTTCGTACTCCTCCAACGTGGAGTACACGCTGGCCGTGGTCCGGGACCAGGTCTTGGTCAGCCGCAGGGTGCCGAACCTGCGCTCATAAGTCTCGCCCGTGTCCGGATCGTCCTCGAAGGAGACTCCCGTGTTCAGGTGCAGGAGCACGGCCCCGAAATCATGATCCAGCCCCGCGTCCCAGAACAGGCTTGAAGAGCTGGTGTCGCGGTCCCGGTAGCGGGTATGCTGGGGGCCGGCCTTCAGGTACACGACGCCGTTTTCGGCGTAGGCATAGCGGCCGCCGAGATAGAGGATGTTGCGGTCCAGAGTCTCGTCTTCCCAGAGCTCCTGGGTATAGGAGTAGCCGCTGAGCAAGGCGGTCTGTCCGGAGAGCTCGTATTCCCCGTCCACGAACCCCCGGTGGATGTTCTTGGAGTCCCGGTCATCCTCGTCGTACCAGATGTTGCTGTAGGCGTAGCCGACCTTGGCCTGGCCGCGCTCCCCGAAACGCGGGGTGATGTAGGGGGAAAAAGTGAAGATGTTCTGCTGCAGCTGATCGACGGTCGAGTCCTCTTCCACGGCTTCGCCACGGGTCCGGTCCTGGTTGACCAGTCGGTATGTGTCGCGCAGGTCCAGGAAGAAAAAGTCCTCCCAGGCATTCAGCAGGCCATGCAGCATGGCATCGTGGTTGAATTCCTGATCCCGGCTCCCGGACGCGTAATGATTCCACGTCCCCCTGTAGCTGGTCTCCAGCAGCGTGCGCGCGCCCTCGTGTCTGTAGCTCAAACCGGGACGGACGGAGGTCACGAAATCTTCTTCGCCGTGGCGCTCTTCCTTTACATTGTCATTGTACTCTTCACTCACGCTCAAAGATGCCTTCCACTCTGGGTCTGCCCAGGCAGGGGATACGGCGATCATCAGCAAAAAGGCGGCGATCAGATAATTTTTCATGGTGCGGTCTCACGTTGAAGTTCGGAATTAAAAGGGCCCGTTACGTCCCCCAGGCCGGTTTCAATCAGTTCCCCCACAGGTAATTCCAGATGCTTCTCATGGTCCCGTTGCGTTTCTTCACGTCGACCTCGGCCGGCAGGGGATCAAGCTGCTGCACGATTTCACTGCGCAGTTGCTGCTGCATCGATCGCAGCTCCCGGACTTTGGTCTCCAGGGACTTTTCCAGCCTGTCCACCCGTTCCTGCATGTCGAGCATGGCCGCATGGTCCCAGACGGGCATGAATTCCAGTTCCTCAATGCGTTTGTTCATGGACCCGATGACGCTTAGGATCCGGGACTGCGCGGCCGTATTCCGGGCCACCTCAGGGACTTCCCGCTTCTCTTCGGGCGGTGCAGTCGCCGCAATGGGCTCCTTTTTTTCAGACGGCTCCGGATTCCAGTACTGAGCCTCGAAGGACAGGTCCGCTGCCAGTTCGTGAATCACGCTTCCCCCTATGTTCCGGGTCTGGGAGGAAAAAGCGTCGATCATGATGTAATCGCAGAGGATGTTGACAAGCCGGGGAATGCCGCGGCTGTACGTAGCGACGGCCTCCACGGCATCATCGTCAAAGACCAGGGCTGTCTTGTTGCCGGCCTTCTCCAGACGGAAAAGAATGTACTCACGGACCTCCGGCGCGCTCAGCGGCTGCAGATGGCAGTTGATCTGAATGCGCTGCCGCAACTGCAAGAGACCGGGCCGGGCCAGAAGGTCGCGCAGCTCCGGCTGGCCGACGAGAATGATCTGCAGAAGCTTGTCCCGATCCGTCTCCAGGTTCGAGAGCATGCGCACCTCTTCCAGGATTTCGGCGGACAGGTTCTGGGCCTCGTCGATGATCAGCACGGCCTGACGGCGCTGGGCATATTGTTCGATGAGGAAATCGTTCAGTTCCCGCAGCAGCGTGGCCTTGTCCCGCCCGTCCGTATCCAGCCCGAAATCACCGTTGATCTGCATGAGGAGCTGCAAGGAATCGACACGGGTGTTGAACACCTTGGCCAGGACGCTGTCCCGCAGCTGCGACCGGATCATGTTGCGGATCAGGGTAGTCTTCCCGGACCCCACTTCGCCGGTCAGCAGAATGAACCCCGCCCGCTCCTTGATCCCATGCGTCAGATAGGTCAGCGCACGCTTGTGAGCCCGACTCGGATACAGGAAATCGGGGTTGGGAAGAAGATCGAAGGGTTTCTCACGCAACCCGAAGAATGCTGTGTACACGGGACAATCTACTCCGCGTAATAGTAGGACGATCTGCTTTGCAGGTGCGCCCCGTTGTAGACAATGCCCAGAACCTTCTGATCCAGGGCGTCGATGGCCTCCTCGATCTGCTCCAGGCTTGGCATCCCCTCCTTCACGACCAGAAT is a genomic window of Desulfomicrobium baculatum DSM 4028 containing:
- a CDS encoding FemAB family XrtA/PEP-CTERM system-associated protein: MSVCTETFQGAAADWDRFVASMPCAAGYYSHAWRAILERSFGHETHFLAARTNDVMTGVLPLVHMRSIFGNFLVSLPFVTYGGLLCRDQASSEALLDAAEDLRSRLGAHHVELRHTLAVNPDLPARRHKVAMVLALAQSEEEMWTGFNAKVRNQVRKAQKAGLETVWGEEELLDEFYAVFVRNMRDLGTPVYARSFFANILAGLPGATRIVLIRRQGQPIAAGLLYWHGETLEIPWASSIRDYNSLCPNNLMYWESIRHALRLGLRRFDLGRSSLGSGTFRFKEQWGARPEILQWHYLLPSGAKLPNLSNSNPKFSMAIRLWQRLPLAMTRALGPLIVRDIP
- a CDS encoding XrtA system polysaccharide deacetylase, whose protein sequence is MKNALTIDVEDYFQVTAFDGVVKRQDWMVYPSRVENNTRRVLDLLDEFSLSGTFFVLGWVAEHYPGVVQAIANGGHEVACHGYGHDLVYNLQPHVFRSDVRRCKALLEDLTGVPVLGYRAPSYSITNNSMWALDILIEEGFVYDSSIFPIVHDNYGIPGSHRFPYDIVRPGGTIREFPLTTLAVNFAGRRIVLPIAGGGYLRLLPAGVVLWGMRSVNTTEKQPVVLYFHPWELDPDQPRIKARLRSRFRHYLNLDTTEEKVRSLLGELRFDTMAQVLGLDGENGDESASRTGLERSQP
- a CDS encoding TIGR03016 family PEP-CTERM system-associated outer membrane protein, encoding MKNYLIAAFLLMIAVSPAWADPEWKASLSVSEEYNDNVKEERHGEEDFVTSVRPGLSYRHEGARTLLETSYRGTWNHYASGSRDQEFNHDAMLHGLLNAWEDFFFLDLRDTYRLVNQDRTRGEAVEEDSTVDQLQQNIFTFSPYITPRFGERGQAKVGYAYSNIWYDEDDRDSKNIHRGFVDGEYELSGQTALLSGYSYTQELWEDETLDRNILYLGGRYAYAENGVVYLKAGPQHTRYRDRDTSSSSLFWDAGLDHDFGAVLLHLNTGVSFEDDPDTGETYERRFGTLRLTKTWSRTTASVYSTLEEYEDRSDEGEDGEEVRRTLLGMSLSHELSERLTASMGLIHDFQDRSDDDTRRWYANVGLKYALSERVGLGCWYRFKDSSSDDEEEEYQVNRVGVQLTMTF
- a CDS encoding XrtA/PEP-CTERM system-associated ATPase, with the translated sequence MYTAFFGLREKPFDLLPNPDFLYPSRAHKRALTYLTHGIKERAGFILLTGEVGSGKTTLIRNMIRSQLRDSVLAKVFNTRVDSLQLLMQINGDFGLDTDGRDKATLLRELNDFLIEQYAQRRQAVLIIDEAQNLSAEILEEVRMLSNLETDRDKLLQIILVGQPELRDLLARPGLLQLRQRIQINCHLQPLSAPEVREYILFRLEKAGNKTALVFDDDAVEAVATYSRGIPRLVNILCDYIMIDAFSSQTRNIGGSVIHELAADLSFEAQYWNPEPSEKKEPIAATAPPEEKREVPEVARNTAAQSRILSVIGSMNKRIEELEFMPVWDHAAMLDMQERVDRLEKSLETKVRELRSMQQQLRSEIVQQLDPLPAEVDVKKRNGTMRSIWNYLWGN